Proteins from one Clostridium cellulovorans 743B genomic window:
- the pepV gene encoding dipeptidase PepV has protein sequence MQLNEKIDQLKDQLIASVQELVKIKSVEGEAKEGMPYGEGPTKALECAIKISEKLGFKTRNVENRVAYAEFGEGEDYVGILGHLDVVPEGDGWIHPPYGAEIHDGKIYGRGTADDKGPIIAALYGLVAIKELNLPLSKRVRIIFGTNEESGSNEIKYYLAKEKPPVLGFTPDADFPIINGEKGLTTFDIVKNFGEVAEGVCNIKYIKGGNKANMVPDYCEAAIITGNMDELMETLEDYKTRRKCNMEAVKSGDMVIIKSYGKSAHGSTPELGLNAIMQLIAFVATLDLAADDKRDLIEYLDENIGMETNGESMNVGLYDEVSGNLSFNVGVIDFNEKKAVITLNLRYPVTKTYEDMIVPLEEKLKEIDLKIENMGHHKPLYYNEDHVLIKKLQQVYTEETGEEAKLISIGGGTYAKEMPNTVAFGPRFPGSPDVIHQPNEYIEIDKLILSAKIYAKAIYELAK, from the coding sequence TACAAGAGTTAGTTAAAATAAAGAGTGTTGAAGGTGAAGCAAAAGAAGGTATGCCTTATGGTGAAGGGCCAACGAAAGCTTTAGAATGTGCTATTAAGATATCAGAAAAACTTGGATTTAAAACTAGAAATGTAGAGAACCGTGTAGCTTATGCAGAGTTTGGTGAAGGTGAAGACTATGTTGGAATATTAGGACATTTAGACGTAGTGCCAGAAGGTGATGGATGGATTCATCCTCCATATGGTGCAGAAATACATGATGGTAAAATTTATGGTCGTGGAACTGCTGATGATAAAGGACCTATAATAGCTGCCTTGTATGGTCTTGTTGCAATTAAGGAGTTGAACTTGCCACTATCGAAAAGAGTAAGAATAATCTTCGGAACTAATGAAGAAAGTGGAAGCAATGAAATAAAATATTATTTAGCTAAGGAAAAACCACCAGTTCTAGGATTTACGCCAGATGCGGATTTCCCAATAATAAATGGAGAAAAAGGCCTTACTACCTTTGATATAGTTAAAAATTTTGGAGAAGTAGCAGAAGGTGTTTGCAATATCAAATATATAAAGGGTGGAAATAAAGCCAACATGGTTCCAGATTATTGTGAAGCAGCTATAATTACTGGAAACATGGACGAGTTAATGGAAACATTGGAAGATTATAAGACTAGAAGAAAATGCAACATGGAAGCTGTAAAAAGTGGAGATATGGTAATTATAAAATCTTATGGGAAGTCTGCTCATGGAAGTACTCCAGAGTTAGGTTTGAATGCTATCATGCAGCTAATAGCTTTTGTGGCAACTCTAGATTTAGCAGCTGATGATAAACGAGATTTAATAGAATATTTAGATGAAAACATTGGAATGGAGACTAATGGAGAATCAATGAATGTTGGGTTGTATGATGAAGTTTCAGGAAACTTATCTTTTAATGTTGGGGTTATAGATTTTAATGAAAAAAAGGCTGTTATTACTTTAAATCTTAGATATCCTGTAACGAAAACTTACGAGGACATGATAGTTCCATTAGAAGAAAAATTAAAAGAGATTGATTTGAAAATTGAGAATATGGGTCATCATAAACCATTATATTATAATGAAGATCATGTTCTTATAAAGAAACTTCAGCAAGTATATACAGAAGAAACTGGAGAGGAAGCAAAGCTTATTTCTATAGGTGGGGGAACTTATGCAAAAGAAATGCCTAATACTGTTGCCTTTGGACCTAGATTTCCAGGTAGTCCAGATGTAATACATCAACCAAATGAGTATATAGAAATAGATAAGCTTATCTTAAGTGCTAAAATATATGCTAAGGCTATATATGAATTAGCTAAATAA